From one Lycium barbarum isolate Lr01 chromosome 6, ASM1917538v2, whole genome shotgun sequence genomic stretch:
- the LOC132598958 gene encoding LOW QUALITY PROTEIN: probable phosphoribosylformylglycinamidine synthase, chloroplastic/mitochondrial (The sequence of the model RefSeq protein was modified relative to this genomic sequence to represent the inferred CDS: inserted 1 base in 1 codon): MATSAWDITATEFLQGFHRQTLALPRHSSKQTNRLLWGTLPRQDTVRYSHKNLRLRSHIPAKIRAVVSGDVSSLVNQYSGKLQEVAEKVIHLYRVPFLQDSATAELLKLVQTKISNQIIGLKTEQCFNIGLTSDLSSDKVSVLKWVLGETYEPKSLGSESFLDGEKRKNLDAYIIEVGPRLSFTTAWSANAVSICQACRLTEINRMERSRRYLLHVNRSLCDSQINAFASMVHDRMTECVYVEKLSSFKTSIVPEEVQYIPIMENGRKALEEINDEMGLAFDEQDLQYYTKLFRDDIKRNPTNVELFDIAQSNSEHSRHWFFTGNLVIDGQPVDKTLMQIVKNTLLANPNNSVIGFKDNSSAIKGFPVDQLRPTLPGSTCPLDMIPKFLDILFTAETHNFPCAVAPYPGAETGAGGRIRDTHATGRGSIIVASTAGYCVGNLNLEESYAPWEDPSFKYPANLASPLQILIDASNGASDYGNKFGEPLIQGYTRNFGMRLPSGERREWLKPIMFSAGIGQIDHAHISKGEPEIGMLVVKIGGPAYRFGMGGGAASSMVSGQNDAELDFNAVQRGDAEMAQKLYRVVRACVEMGENNAIISIHDQGAGGNCNVVKEXIHPEGGKIDIRAIVVGDHTMSVLEIWGAEYQEQDAILVNPESRSLLQAICARERVSMAVVGTINGEGRIVLLDSVAIEKCKSSGLPPPPPAVDLELEKVLGDMPKKTFELNRMNTLREPLDIAPATTVLDSLERVLRLPSVCSKRFLTTKVDRCVTGLVAQQQPVGPLQIPLADVAVIAQTYTGLTGGACSIGEQPIKGLLDPKAMARLAVGEALTNLVWAKVTSLCDVKASGNWMYAAKLDGEGAAMYDAAVALSEAMIELGIAIDGGKDSLSMAAQASGEVVKAPGNLVISTYVTCPDITKTVTPDLKLGDDGVLLHIDLAKGKRRLGGSALAQVFDQIGDESPDVDDVSYLKTVFNEVQNLISDELISAGHDISDGGLIVTALEMAFAGNCGINLDLASSGSSVPQTLFAEELGLLIEVSRKNLDLVLEKLRCGAVSADIIGQVNSSPIVELRVDGVMHLNEKISVLRDMWEDTSFQLEKFQRLASCVELEKEGLKNRHEPSWKLSFTPTFTDDKYMTAVSKPKVAVIREEGSNGDREMAAAFYAAGFETWDVAMSDLLNGDIMLDEFRGIVFVGGFSYADVLDSAKGWAASIRFNQPLLNQFQAFYNRPDTFSLGVCNGCQLMALLGWVPGPHLGGVFGTGGDPSQPRFVHNESGRFECRFTSVTIEESPAIMFKGMEGSTLGVWAAHGEGRAYFPDDSVLNHILDSNLAPVKYCDDDGRPTDVYPFNLNGSPMGVAAICSPNGRHLALMPHPERCFMIWQFPWYPKNWDVEKKGPSPWLRMFQNAREWCSS, encoded by the exons ATGGCAACATCTGCTTGGGATATCACTGCAACAGAGTTCTTACAA GGTTTTCATAGACAAACGTTAGCATTGCCTAGACATTCTAGTAAGCAGACAAATCGTTTGCTTTGGGGTACACTTCCAAGACAGGACACTGTTAGGTATTCACATAAAAATTTGAGATTAAGGTCCCATATTCCGGCGAAGATTAGAGCTGTTGTTTCAGGGGATGTCAGTAGCTTGGTAAATCAATATTCAGGAAAACTTCAGGAGGTTGCTGAAAAGGTGATACATTTATATCGCGTTCCGTTTCTACAGGACAGTGCCACTGCTGAGCTTCTCAAGTTGGTTCAGACAAAGATATCAAATCAAATAATTGGCTTGAAAACTGAACAGTGCTTTAACATTGGACTCACTTCAGATCTTTCAAGTGATAAAGTTTCTGTGCTTAAATGGGTTTTAGGAGAAACTTATGAACCTAAGAGCTTGGGAAGTGAGAGTTTCCTCGATGGGGAGAAGAGGAAAAATCTGGATGCATATATCATTGAAGTTGGTCCACGGTTATCTTTCACTACAGCGTGGTCTGCTAATGCAGTGTCGATTTGTCAAGCATGCAGGTTAACAGAGATAAATAGAATGGAGCGTTCGAGGAGGTACTTATTACATGTCAATAGGTCACTTTGCGATAGTCAGATTAATGCATTTGCTTCAATGGTTCATGATCGGATGACGGAATGTGTTTATGTTGAGAAGCTTTCTTCTTTTAAGACAAGTATAGTTCCAGAGGAGGTTCAATATATACCCATCATGGAAAATGGTCGCAAGGCATTGGAGGAAATTAATGATGAAATGGGGTTGGCTTTTGATGAGCAAGACTTACAGTACTACACCAAACTTTTCAGGGATGACATTAAGCGAAACCCGACAAATGTAGAACTATTTGATATTGCTCAATCTAATAGTGAACATAGTAGGCACTGGTTCTTTACAGGGAATCTTGTAATAGACGGTCAACCTGTCGATAAGACTCTTATGCAGATTGTCAAAAACACTTTGCTTGCAAATCCAAACAACTCGGTTATTGGTTTCAAAGATAATTCCAGCGCTATCAAGGGATTTCCCGTGGACCAATTGCGACCTACTCTGCCTGGTTCGACATGCCCCTTGGACATGATCCCTAAATTCCTTGATATCTTGTTTACTGCAGAAACCCACAATTTCCCTTGTGCTGTGGCACCTTATCCCGGTGCTGAGACAGGTGCAGGCGGTCGTATCCGGGATACCCATGCTACTGGAAGGGGTTCTATTATTGTTGCATCGACAGCCGGATATTGTGTTGGAAATCTTAATCTTGAAGAGTCATATGCTCCTTGGGAAGATCCTTCTTTCAAATACCCAGCAAATTTGGCATCACCACTGCAGATCCTTATTGATGCTAGTAATGGAGCATCAGACTATGGGAATAAATTTGGGGAGCCTTTGATCCAGGGTTATACTCGTAATTTTGGAATGAGACTGCCAAGTGGTGAGAGGAGGGAATGGTTGAAGCCGATCATGTTTAGTGCTGGCATTGGGCAAATAGATCACGCTCACATATCAAAGGGAGAACCGGAGATTGGTATGTTGGTAGTTAAGATTGGAGGACCAGCATATCGTTTTGGAATGGGAGGCGGTGCTGCATCCAGCATGGTCAGTGGACAGAACGATGCCGAGCTTGACTTCAATGCCGTGCAGCGTGGAGATGCTGAGATGGCACAGAAGTTATATCGGGTTGTTCGTGCTTGTGTTGAAATGGGTGAAAACAACGCCATCATAAGTATTCATGATCAGGGTGCTGGCGGAAACTGTAATGTCGTGAAGG ATATACACCCAGAGGGTGGCAAAATTGATATAAGGGCAATTGTAGTTGGTGATCACACGATGTCTGTTCTAGAAATTTGGGGTGCAGAATATCAGGAGCAAGATGCAATACTGGTGAACCCTGAAAGTCGCAGTCTTTTGCAAGCTATATGTGCAAGGGAAAGAGTTTCCATGGCTGTTGTTGGAACAATTAATGGGGAGGGGCGTATTGTTCTGCTGGACAGTGTAGCAATTGAAAAATGCAAGTCTAGTGGATTGCCTCCTCCTCCGCCTGCAGTTGATCTTGAGCTTGAGAAGGTGCTTGGCGATATGCCAAAAAAGACGTTTGAATTAAATCGCATGAATACCCTGCGGGAACCACTTGATATTGCTCCTGCAACAACAGTTCTAGATTCATTGGAGAGGGTCCTGAGGCTTCCTTCAGTTTGTTCAAAAAGGTTCTTAACCACTAAAGTTGACAGGTGTGTCACAGGCCTTGTGGCGCAGCAGCAACCTGTGGGTCCCTTGCAGATTCCTCTTGCCGATGTTGCTGTTATAGCTCAAACTTATACAGGCTTAACTGGAGGTGCATGCTCAATTGGGGAGCAGCCGATAAAAGGTCTTTTGGATCCAAAAGCAATGGCACGGTTGGCTGTCGGAGAAGCACTCACGAATCTTGTTTGGGCAAAAGTTACATCTCTTTGTGATGTTAAAGCGAGTGGAAATTGGATGTATGCTGCAAAGCTAGATGGCGAAGGAGCTGCAATGTATGACGCTGCTGTTGCTCTTTCTGAAGCTATGATTGAACTCGGGATTGCAATTGATGGGGGGAAAGATAGTCTTTCCATGGCGGCCCAAGCATCTGGGGAAGTTGTTAAAGCTCCAGGAAATCTAGTCATCAGTACTTATGTAACATGTCCTGATATTACTAAAACAGTTACGCCCGACTTGAAGCTTGGAGATGATGGTGTACTGCTTCACATTGACTTAGCCAAAGGGAAACGACGACTTGGTGGATCTGCTCTTGCCCAGGTTTTCGATCAAATTGGGGATGAAAGTCCTGATGTGGATGACGTCTCTTATCTTAAAACTGTTTTTAATGAGGTTCAGAATCTAATCTCTGATGAGCTGATATCTGCCGGTCATGATATCAGTGATGGAGGACTTATAGTTACTGCCCTTGAAATGGCATTTGCAGGGAACTGTGGCATTAACTTAGACTTAGCTTCTTCAGGGAGTAGTGTACCGCAAACACTTTTTGCGGAAGAGCTCGGCCTTCTCATTGAAGTTAGTAGGAAGAACTTGGATTTGGTTCTGGAAAAACTCCGCTGTGGTGCCGTTTCAGCTGATATCATTGGTCAAGTTAATTCATCTCCAATAGTTGAATTGAGGGTTGACGGGGTTATGCATTTGAATGAGAAAATTTCTGTTCTCAGGGATATGTGGGAAGATACCAGCTTTCAACTGGAAAAGTTCCAACGACTGGCTTCGTGTGTAGAATTAGAAAAAGAAGGATTGAAGAATCGGCATGAACCTTCCTGGAAACTATCCTTCACACCAACATTTACTGATGATAAGTATATGACTGCTGTTTCAAAGCCAAAGGTTGCAGTTATCCGGGAGGAAGGCAGCAATGGTGATAGAGAAATGGCTGCAGCTTTTTATGCTGCTGGATTTGAGACATGGGATGTTGCAATGTCAGACCTTCTCAATGGAGACATCATGCTCGATGAATTTAGAGGAATTGTGTTTGTTGGAGGTTTTAGTTATGCTGACGTACTTGATTCTGCAAAAGGCTGGGCAGCGTCCATTCGCTTTAATCAGCCACTTTTAAATCAATTTCAGGCATTTTATAACCGCCCAGACACATTCAGCCTCGGAGTTTGTAACGGGTGCCAACTTATGGCTCTGTTGGGTTGGGTTCCGGGGCCCCATCTGGGAGGTGTTTTTGGTACCGGCGGGGACCCATCACAGCCAAGGTTTGTACATAATGAGTCCGGAAGGTTTGAATGCCGCTTCACGAGTGTGACAATAGAGGAATCACCGGCCATAATGTTCAAAGGTATGGAAGGTAGTACGCTCGGTGTTTGGGCTGCTCATGGTGAAGGAAGAGCTTATTTCCCTGATGATAGTGTTTTAAATCATATTCTTGACTCGAACTTGGCGCCAGTGAAATATTGCGATGATGATGGCAGACCAACAGATGTATATCCTTTCAATCTTAATGGCTCTCCCATGGGCGTGGCAGCAATTTGTTCTCCGAATGGGAGGCATCTTGCATTGATGCCTCATCCCGAACGCTGTTTCATGATTTGGCAGTTTCCATGGTATCCTAAGAATTGGGATGTGGAAAAGAAAGGTCCAAGCCCCTGGTTGCGGATGTTCCAAAATGCCAGAGAATGGTGCTCCTCATGA
- the LOC132598959 gene encoding uncharacterized protein LOC132598959, translating to MNMSAAGIITFSQKLRIIRSQKVYQIKRQMSTFSRWCESDDKAEIWRNEKEEEEIKKGEWWVPHHRTGIYFPIGQERVMDDIPNGAASLPQTYWIRSEDGVDKPDPDFPNIAHDITNYRQRY from the exons ATGAATATGAGTGCAGCTGGAATCATTACGTTTTCACAGAAACTACGAATAATTAG GTCACAGAAAGTGTACCAAATTAAACGTCAGATGAGCACGTTTTCGAGGTGGTGTGAAAGTGACGACAAAGCTGAGATATGGAGGAACGAGAAGGAAGAGGAGGAGATAAAGAAAGGGGAGTGGTGGGTGCCACATCATCGAACAGGGATATATTTTCCAATAGGGCAAGAAAGGGTGATGGATGACATACCAAATGGTGCAGCCTCTCTTCCTCAGACTTATTGGATAAGGAGTGAAGATGGTGTTGACAAACCCGACCCGGATTTTCCCAATATTGCCCATGACATTACTAATTATAGGCAACGTTATTGA